From Geotalea uraniireducens Rf4:
GTAGGCTCCGCATCGGGGCGGTAGTCCCACGGTCGCAGGTCGCCTTTGCCTTCGCACCATTCGCAGGAGAATTTCGCCCGCTTGGCCAGCGCCTTGCCGAATTCGGCAATCGCCTCCTGCCGTTCCCTGTTTGCCTGGTAACCCTTCGCCATATTATCTCCTTACACTTTTCAAATCTATTCGCATTCTATTAAACCATGAAAAAAGGATAATGTGAAGCGGCTACCCGGCAGATCAAAAAAATAGTCCCCCCTCCCCCTTCGATGGGGGAGGGATGGGGTGGGGGTGCAAAACAGTGATTCTTCGATATTCATATTCACCCTTCCCCTAGCCCCCTCCCATCGAAGGGAGGGGGGATCATTTGGGGTCATCTGACGCTTTTTGCATAAATCAACGCACTATTCATGCAACCTGAGCTGTGTTTTTGTTCTGCAAAAGTTGAGTCTTTATCTTTAGTTTTTGCACGCCATGTCGATAAGATAGCTTGCGGGAACGTATTTTTGCGGGTGTCGTTTGAATGCGGATTGTTAATGATTGACCAGGAGAAATCGTCATGAAACTTGACAGGATGGTTGTCAAAAGGTTTGAAGATCTGGCGGCAAAGGCAAAGGAGGTGGAAGCGACCGTCCTTATCAACGACACCTCGGCCGTTGTCGATTCGAACAAATTCCAGGAATGGGCGACAGAAGCCATGAATCTCCTGCAGCGGGTGTTCGGCGAGGAGAGTGTCCATTATCATAACTTTGATGTCATTTATTCCAAGATCATCAATATCGCCTACCTGGAGAGCTTCAGTACCTGCAAAGGTATCCTCAAGGCGGCGCAGGAAGACTATGAAGGGGGCAACACCTTTGAACTGCACGATCATCTCCATGAAGCCGTCCTGAAATATGTCTCTAACCAGGCATCGGAACTGCTCCGGTCAGGGCAAAAGGAGGCCGCCTGCATTTTATCCGTCGTCGCTCTGGAATCGGCACTGAAAGAGTTGTGCGAGCGGGCGGGCATTCCCCGGGGAAGCCATGAAGAGATGAACAAAGGTCTTTACAAGGCGGGCGTCTATACCATCGGCACGCAACAGCGGGTCAGCGACTGGGGCTGCATCAGGGATGATGTCCTGCGCGGCTTGAGCGACCAGTATTCTATCTCCGACGTCGATGTAATGTTGAAAGGGATCGAGCGCTTTATGGCCAAGCATCTGACCGATGCTTCTGCCTAAGGCCGGGAGCAGATGTCGATGATGACGGCCGATAGCAAACCGAGCAGGTAAAAGATGGAGGCTTGAAAGGCCCGCTGGAAGCGGCGGTTTTTTACCAGGTAGAGATAACAGCTGAAAAGGTTGAAAAAGCCGAGGCAAAGTGCTTCGATGGCGAACCGGGCGGAACAGGCGCCGGTGAACCAGAGGGCCAGTGACGCGGGCAACAGCAGGGCGGCGAAGACAAAGATGCACACTTTCGTATACGCCTCTCCCCGGACCAGGGGCAGTGTCGGTACGCCTGCCCGCCGGTAATCGTCCTGGTGCTTGAGGGCCAGGGCCCAGAAATGGGGCGGCTGCCAGAGGAGCATGACGAGAAACAGGATCAGGGGTGCGCTGCTGATGGTACCGCTGACGGCACTGGCGCCGACGAGAACCGGCAGCGCCCCGGGAATCCCCCCGGGCACGACTCCCCAGGGAGAGCGACGCTTGAACCAGAGCGTATAGAGGGGCGTGTAAGAGAATATTGCCAGGAGGATCAGGGCCGTTGTCAGCCGGGGGAGGAACGTTATGCTGAGCGCCAGCGCGGCGAACAGCATTCCCGCCGCGGCTACCGTTGCTCGCTGCGCTCCAATGCGCTCAAGCGAGGCAACCCGTCTATGCAGCCGCGCCATCCGGGCATCCAGCTTTGCATCCAGGACGCCATTAATCATGGCAGCAGCGGCGGCGGCCAAAAGCAGCGCGGTCAGGCAGATCAGGCACTCTTTTGTTCCGGGCATGCCCCTTCCAGCCAGGACCATGCCGGTAAATCCCGCCAGGGTCGCTGCTGCGACAATTCCCGGCTTGGTCAGGACGAAAAAGGCTGCACACCATCCGGCTTTCCTCTCTGCACAACCGCTCCCCGCATTTTCCCCTGTTTCCGCTATAAGGTCGATAATGCACCCCCCTTGATTTCATCCTTGATTTGAAATTGTAATTACTTCACGCGCCCACATCCAGACCAGCGCCGAGAGCATGGCCAGCGCAACCGCCAGGTGCAGGGCCGTTGCCGCGAAGTTGAGCCCGGATTGCACAACTCCCGCTCCTACGCCGATCTGCAGGATTCCGGTTATGACGAGGAAGAGGGCCGGCTTGCGCTGCCTGCGGAGGCGTTCGTCCATCAAGGCGGCGATGTAGAGGATGGCCGTTGTGATGAGGATGAGATAGGCCAGCAGCCGGTGGGAAAAATGGATACGCATCGGCCCATCCAGAAGCGGCGGCAGCCAGTGCCCCAGGCAGGTGGGAAAGTCGGGGCAGGCGAGCCCTGCCTGGGCATGGCGCACGTATGCGCCGAGGGCTGCCTGGGAGAATATCAGTGCCCCCAGACCGAAAAAGAGCAGCGCATATCCTTTGAGGCTGAAGCCTGCCGGTTCCTTTTCTCCGTCAAATGCGGCCATGTAGAGGACGGAGATAAAGACCAGCAGGCCGGTCACGAAGTGGATGGTGGTGAGCTGCAGCGGCAGTTCCAGGAGAACGGCAAATCCGCCGATGACGATCTCCGCTGCGACGAGACCGACGGCTGCCAGGGGGACCGCTTTTGCCGCTCCATGGTAGCTCCTGAAGCGAACGTAACCCAAGGCCAGGAGAAAAACGGTTGCAGTGGCGGCGATCACCCGGTGCATGAATTCCATCCAGATGTCCAGCCGGAACGGTGGGAGCAGCCGCCCCTGGCAGAGAGGCCAGTCCGGGCAGGCCATGCCCGCCTTCATTCCGGCAACCAGGTTGCCCCAGATCAGGAGCAGAAAAAAGAGTGCAACGGTGATACGACCGAGCATGGAAACCTCCTTGAAAGCTGTTCTACGTTCGAGGTTCTATGTTCTACGTTGAAAACCTCAAACCGTAACCTCGAACCTCGAACCTCGAACCTCGAACCTTGAACGTAGAACGTAGAACGTAGAACAGCCTTACCTGAACATCGTGTCCGCCAGCGTGCCGAAGATGATCAGCGCCAGGAAGAAGAGGGGGAAGATGGCAAACGCCCAGACCAGCCTGTTCTCGTAGCGAAGCTGCATGAAATAAAGGGCGACGAGCGCAGCCTTTGCCGAGGCTATGGCCATGGCGACCGCCACGTTCCCCATCCTCAGGTCCAGGTAGGAGACCCCCCAGGTCGCCCCGGTCAGGATGAGGAGGGCGATCCAGACGATGATGCAGGTACGATAAGCGGCCATTGAATTCCTTGCATTTTTGCCACAGAGCCACAGAGACTCAAAGAAAACCACAAAATCAGCCTTTCTCTGTGAACCTCCGTGTCTCGGTGTCTCCGTGGTGGATTTTCTCTTTTTTCAGCCGATCAGGTACAAAAGCGGAAACAGGTATATCCAGACCAGATCCACAAAGTGCCAGTAGAGCCCGGTTATTTCCACCGGGGTGTGCTCCTCCGCCGAGAATTTCCCCCTGCCGGCCATGACGAGCATCGTGGCGAGTGCCGCCATGCCGGCAAAGACATGGATGGCGTGGAGGCCGGTCATCATGTAGTAGAGGGAGAAGAAGTTGTTCGTCCGCGGCAGCTCCCCGCGGGCGAAATGCTCCGCGTACTCGGCGTACTTGATGCCGAGGAAGGCGGCGGCGAGCAGGATGGTAAGAAGAAGGCAGCGCTTGAGCGTCCCGGTTTTCCCCTCCCTGATGGCCGCAATCCCCAGCGCCACCGTCAGGCTGCTCGTGATGAGGACCACCGTGTTGATCGCTCCGAACAGCCGGTTCAGCTTCAGGTATTCGGTGTGGAACATCTGCGGGTCCCCGACCCGCAAGACGGTATAGGCGGTGAAGAGCCCGCCGAACAGGAGCACCTCGGTGGCGAGGAAGGCCCAGATGCCGAGCTTGGCGGTCTCCAGCGCGGCGCCTTGCTGTTCGGTTGTGTGTTTCGTTTCCGTCATATATCTATCCGCCGGGATCGAGGAGCGAGGGACGAGGTTCGAGGCTGAAAAATCCTCGTTCCTCTATCCTCGCTCCTCATTCCTCATTCCTCATTCTTTGCTCCTCGAACCTTTATCATCCTTCTTCCCATAGCCGTATGGCCAGTCGGTGACGACCGGGATCTCCGCGAAATTCTCCGTCTGCGGCGGAGAAGATGTCTGCCATTCCAGGGTCAGTCCCCGCCAGGGGTTTGCCGGCGCCGGCCTGCCCCGGAAGAGGTTGTACGCGAAGTTCCAGAACATGATGAACACCCCGATTGCCAGGACCCACGATCCCACGGTGGAGACGATGTGCAGATCCTGGTACTGGGGAGGGTATTCGGCCCAGCGGCGCGGCATCCCCTTCAAGCCCAGGATGAACATGGTGAAGAAGGTGACGTTGAAGCCGATGAAGATGAACCACCAGGCAACCCTGGCGAGCCTCTCGCTCGCCATCCGTCCGCTCATCTTCGGGAACCAGTAGTGGAGCCCGGCAAAGAAACCCATCACCGTCCCCCCCATCATGGTGTAGTGGAAGTGGGCCACCACGAAGTAGGTGTCGTGGAGCTGGACATTGGTGCCGAGGGCCCCGAGGAAGGGGCCGGTAAGCCCCCCCGCGATGAAGAGGAAGATGAAGGTCAGGGCATAGAGCATGGGGGACTCGAAGGTGATGGACCCGCGGTACATGGTGGCGATCCAGTTGAAGACCTTGATCCCGGTCGGCACGGCCACGAAGAAGGTGAGGAACGAGAATATCACGCTGGCGGTGCTCGACATGCCGCTGACGAACATGTGGTGCCCCCAGACGAGGAAGCCGATGAAGGCGATGGCGAGCGACGACGAGGCGATGGCCCGGTAGCCGAAAATCGGCTTGCGGGAAAAGACCGGGATCACCTCGGATATGATCCCCATGGCGGGGAGGATCATGACGTAGACCACCGGGTGGGAGTAGAACCAGAAAAAGTGCTGGAAGAGGAGCGGGTCGCCCCCCTTGGCCGGGTCGAAGAAACCGATGCCGAAGAGCCGCTCGGCGGCCAGAAGCAGGAAGGTGATGCCGATCACCGGGGTGGCCAGCACCTGGATGATGCTCGTGGCGTACATCCCCCAGATGAAGAGGGGGAGCCGGTTCCAGGTCATCCCCGGCGCCCGCAGCCGGTGGATGGTGACGATGAAGTTGATTCCCGTGAGGATCGACGACATTCCCACCAGGAAAAGTCCGAGGGAGAGGGTGGTGACCGCGGCGCCGGTCCGTGCCGAGTAGGGGGTGTAGAAGGTCCAGCCGGTGTCCATGGGGCTAGAGAGGGAGGCGAGGGTGACGATGATCCCGGCGACGAAGATCCAGTAGCTGATGATGTTGAGCCGGGGGAAGGCCACGTCCCTGGCGCCGATCATGATGGGAATGAAGAAGTTCCCCAGTGCCGAGGGGATGGCCGGGATGATGAAGAGGAAGATCATCAGGGCGCCGTGGAGGGTGAAGAAGACGTTGTAGGTGTGGTCGGAGATTAAGCCGGGGCCGGGCGTCATCAGCTTCAGGCGCAGCAGCATGGCGAACATCCCGCCGACGAAGAAGAAGAGGAGGGTGGTGAAGAGGTACATGACCCCGATCCGCTTGTGGTCCAGGGTGTAGGCCCAGGACCGGAAACCTTTCTCGGTCAGGTAGCCGCGGTCGGCGGTCGTATGGCTTTCGGCAAGTTCCGTCATCAACCGTTTCCTGTGGGTAGTGCCGGTAGCAGAGGTCGCAGACTAAAGTATAGCACGTCTAGTGCACCCCGCACCGTCCGGCAAGGAAAAATCGGGTTCAGGAGGAGCCAAGTCCTGGTCCACCATTCATCGGTTTTGTCATGGATCCACCGTTGCGATGCCGTCCGTTTTATGATACTAGATACCCATGGGCAAACAGGAGATCATTGACATAATCAGGCACAGCAAGCCGGAAATAGAAGCCCGTTATGGTGTCATGCGGGTGGGACTATTCGGCTCATATGTGCGCGAGCAGCAGCGCAAAAAGAGTGACATCGATATCCTCGTCTCCTTTGATCGGGATATAGACCTGTTCGAGTTCATCGATCTGCAGGAATTCCTGGAGGCACTGCTTCATCACAAGGTCGACCTTGTCATGGAAAAAGCCCTCAAACCTGCCATCGGCAAACGCATCATCTCCGAGGTAGAGTATGTATAGGGGGCGGGAGATATCCGACTATCTCGACGATATCCGCAATGCCATCGCGGAGATAGAGGAATTTACCCACGGTATGACCTTTGAGACGTTTGCAGCGGACAAAAAGACCGTCAATGCAGTCATCAGGAGTCTCGAAGTGCTTGGAGAGGCTACAAAAGGCATCCCTGCAACCTTCCGCAAAAAAATATCCCGATATCCCCTGGAGCAAGATGGCCGGCATGCGCGACGTACTAATCCATGACTATATGGGAGTCGATCTCATAACGGTCTGGAAAGTCGCCAAGGAAAGGTTGCCGGAGCTTAAGTCCCTGCTTGAAGGGATGAGCTGAGAGTCCTTGTCAAAGTTGCAATCCTAATCCCGACGCCCCCCTTAATCCCTTATCGCCAATTAAAAACAGGAGAGAGTATGAGCAGTTTGCCAAAATGTCCGAAATGCAGTTCAGAATACACATACGAAGACGGGAATATGTATGTTTGCCCGGAATGTGCCCATGAATGGGCAATGGTTGCGGCCGTAGAGAGCAGCGAGCAGCGTGTCGTGCGTGATGCCTATGGGAACGTACTGAATGACGGTGACTCTGTCACAGTGGTGAAAGATCTGAAGATAAAGGGCTCGACATCTGTAGTTAAAGTGGGGACCAAGGTCAGGAATATCCGTCTTATTGAGGGCGACCATGATATCGACTGCAAGATTGACGGCATTGGCGCGATGCAGTTGAAATCAGAGTTCGTAAAAAAGGCGTAGCTCAGCGCATAAAGAGAAGGGCGTGGGTTTGGAAAATGCCTACAGCGGCAGATCCTACGCAGCCTTCGATAACGGCTGTACTTGTCGCAACCTCTGGACCAGCATTTTTTCAGCGGTTTTCAGGTCATAGCTGGTTTGCAGGTTCATCCAGTAGGTCGGTGTCTGGCTAAATACCTTTCCAAAAAGTACAGCCAGCTCAGCAGTAACAGGGCGTGAGCCCTTGATAACATGTGATATCCGCATTGGTGAAACGCCAATTGCATGAGCAAAAGCATTTTGCGACATGCCAAGTTCGTCGAGTATTTCCTTCAGGAATACCCCGGGATGAATGGGGGGAAGTCCGTTTTTGATGACCATGAGATTTCTCCTTAATGGTAGTCGGTTATTTCGACATCCGTTGCTTCGCCGTTGGCAAAATTGAAGCATATTCGCCACTGGTCATTAATCCTGATGCTCCACTGTCCTGCTCTATCGCCGGAAAGAGTTTCAAGGCGGTTTGATGGAGGCATCAGCAAATCCGATACCTCGCGTATATTGTCCAATTGCGTCAAGCGCATGATCGCGCGGGTGATGATTTCCGTAGGGAGCTTTTTTGACTTCCCGGTTGTAAAGAGTTTTTCTGTTTCTTTGTTTGCGAATGAAGTAATCATTGATAAAAATATAAACAATTTGTTTATATAAATCAACCCTGAAAGAGCGAAAAAGGTGCTGGATAGTCCTCCCTTAGCCTTTTGACCCTCCTGCCGCGAGATCTTTCTCAGCGCCGTTCACTTCAGCGTCTTGATATAGACGATGATCGCTGTTATGTCGTCGTCCTTCAGCATCCCCTTGTAAGAGGGCATGACCGGCTGGAACCCCTTGATTACCTTGACGTTGGGCTCCTCGATGTAGTTCTTGATGTACTGCTCGTCGGCCGTAGTGGTAGTGCCGTCGGTAAAGGTCACCGTCCTGCCGAACAGCCCCTTCCAGGTGGGGCCTATCTTCGGCGAGCCGTCGATGGAGTGGCATGCCAGGCAACCGGACTTTTCCGCTAGCTCCTTACCCTTCTCCCACAGCGGCTCCCCTTTCTCCTCCTCCTCTTTGCCCGCCAGCCACTCCCGGTACTCCTCCTCGGGCATGACGATCATGACGGCGCGCATGGTCGAATGGCCGGTGCCGCAGTACTGGGTGCAGTAAATGTCGTACTTCCCTTCCTTCTCCGGCTGCAGCCAGAGGGAGGTATAGCTGCCGGGGAGGATGTCCTGCTTTAACCGGAACTCGGGAAGATAAAAGCCGTGAATCACGTCCGCGGAGGTCATGATGAACCTGACCGGTTTCCCCTGCGGGACCCGCACTTCGTTGACGGCGGTCCGGCCATCCGGGTACTTGAACAGGTAAAGCCACTGCCTGGCCGTGACGTTGATTTCCGCGGTCCCCGGTGGCGGCGTGCGGATGTCCCGGAACACCAGGTAGCCGTAAATGAATATAGCCAGGATGAGAAACGATGGGACCACCACCCAGACGGTTTCCAGCAGTCGGTTGCCGGTTATGTAGGGGGTATCTGGCTCTTTCTCCCCCTTTCGCTTGCGATACCGGACGGCGAACCAGATGAGGGCGCCCTGGGTGATGAGAAAAAAGAAGAGCCCCACGAGCAAGATGAAGATAAAGAGGGCGTCCACCTCTTCGGCCAGCTGTCCGACCCGGGGGGCAAAGAAGATGTTCATGCGCTGTTATCCCCCCGTTTTCTTTCCCCTGGTTTCTGCCCCCCCCTTGTCCCTGCGCCACAGCGAGAAGAGCAGCACTCCCATGAGGAGCAGGACCGCTCCCCCGCCGATCTTCATGACGTTCACCGCGGCCAGGGCGTACTTTTTCCCTATCGGGTCATAGTGGTAGCAGTAGAGGAGCACCTGGTTGAGGAAGGGGGAGCCGCCGATCTTGCCGTCCGCAGCCTCCAGGAGGGCGAGCTTCAGGTCGGCCGGGCGCTGTTCGATCCCGTAGAGGTAACGGGCGACCTTGCCCGCCGGGGTCAGGACGAGAATGACCGACGGGTGGGCGTAGTTGTTCTTTTCCAGGCGCACATACCGCATCCCCACGGTTTTGGTCAGGCGCTCGATCGCAGTTTCCGTCCCGAGGAGAAACGGCCAGTTTCGTTCAGGGTTGGCGAGCCCCGGCAGCATCCTCCATGTTTCGCCCGACTTGGCGCGGGCCATGGCGGTCGTCTCTTCCTGGTCGATGCTGACGGTGACGATCCGGTAGTCTTTTCCGGGCAAGAGCCCCTTGATGGCGATGATCGTGTCGGAGAGGTTCCTGAAGATGAGCGGGCAGAGCGTCGGGCATGAGTAATAGTTCAGGGTAAGGATGACCGGCCCGCCGGTTAAGTAATCTCCCAGCCGGACCTTCCTGCCGTCCTGGTCGGTGAAGGGGAGGTCGAGCGGGACCTGGGCCCCCGGTTTTTCGTCTACGCCGACGTTCGGCAACTTTTCATCCTGGAGGGTATGCGCCTCCAGCCGGCCGGGCACAAGTCCGGCGGCGGTCAGGCAGAGGGCGAGCAGTGCGCCGATCAGCAAGGTCCCGGGGTGAACGGGCATCCTCTTCATAACCGGCTGACTTTGTGAGGAGAGTATGGGCATGGAAAAAGTTTAACCAAAAGCGGTGATATTGCAACGAGGAGGAGATCATCGATCTGGTGAAAGCGTTCAGTTTCATATGCATTGAATATTCTCGCGGCTAAAAATGCTTTTTCCGGATTTGCCGCCGTCCGCGTCGCTGGATGATGCGAAGCTTGTGCATTGTGATAAGATATTGATAAAACGCGGGAGGTGCTTTGTATGGTTCGCTTTTATGATCCAAAGGATGAGGCCGAACTGGCGATGGTGGAAGCTGTCCTGAAAAAGGGGGGAATCGAGTATTTCCTCTCCCGGGAGCCTGAAGCGGGAATAGGGTCCTTGCAGGTACACGTGGCCGAGGAGGACCTGCCAAAGGCAGAGGAACTGATGCAGCAAAAAGTCCGCTAGTTTTCCCTGTGACGGTTATGGAAAAAGACATTCTCACCGCCATCGTCGAGGTGGAGAAGGAGATTCGGGAGCGGCTCGCAACGGAGCGAAGCAGCGCTGAGACGCGCCTTGAACAATTGCGTCGGGACGGTGAGGAGGAGGTATTAAGAGAGGAGGAACGGTTAAAGATCGAGCTTCATAATGCGCTGGCAGCCGCCAAGGCAGAAGTAGAGAAGCGGGCCGCCGTTCTGGTCGGCGATGCATCCGCACAGGCGGAAAAACTGGCCGGGCTCGTTGAAGAGGCCCTGCAGCGGCACATAATGAGGCATCTTACCAGGATAGCGCCGGGAAAACAGCATGATAGTCGGGATGTCGAAGGTTGAAATCATCGGGCCGAAAGAGCTGCTCCTGCCGGTGCTTGAGCTGCTCAAGCAGCTCGGGGTATTTCAGGTCGAACCGGACATCAGTGGGTTTGTCGCGGAGGGGAAGGAAGCGGAGGTCAGATCGCTGTTGCTCGATGAGAAAAGCCTGGCGCAACGCATCTATTTCGAGGACCTCCGGCGGAAGATCGATGACCTCTGCGCCTGTTTCCCCGTGGTTGCCGTCAGGAAGAGCTATCTTGACCCGCAGAGCGTGATCGACGTAATTGCCGCCACGGCGGAAAAGCACGTCGCTTACTTCGGCGGGATTTGCCTGAAGAAGGAGGCCATGCGCAGGGAAGAGCGCGACCTCGGCCGCTATACGGCTTTTCTCGGGGCCATCGAAAACCTCCTGGCAGGCGTCGAGGCGAGAACCGGCCTGGACTTTATCGGGGTGACAATACGCGAGCCGGAGCTCGTGGAGAACCTGCGGCTGATTTTGGCCCGGCTGACCGGGGGGAGGTTTGAAATCGTCACGACGAAGGCTGCAGACGGAACCGTCATCGGCCTGATATCCACGGCAAAGGAGTTTTCGGAAAGGGTGAAGCGGGCCCTCTCCGACGAGCACATTCCGGAGCTCTCCTTTCCCCCATCTTTCGACCATCTCTCGTTCCCGGAAAAGATCAATTTTGCGCAGCAGCGGCTGGCGGAGCTTGCTGCCGGGATTGCGGCCATCGACAGGGAACTGGAGCGGTTTGCGGGGCGCTGGCTGGCCATTTACCAGCGGGTGCGGGAGTGGCTCGACGACAGGCTCTCCCTGCTCAGGCAAAGCGCCATGGTCCACGAGACCTGCATGTGTTTCTTTATCCACGGCTGGATGCCGTCTGCGGACGTGGCGCTCTTGGGAAAAGAGCTGAACGGGCGGTTTAGCGGCAAGGTGGTGGTGGAGGAAAAGCGGATGCTTGAGGAGGACCTGGACCGGGTGCCGGTCGCCCTGAAGAACCCCACCTATTTCAAGCCCTTTGAGCTGTTCGCCCGGTTGTTGCCGCTGCCGCGTTACACCTCGTTTGACCCGACCACGTTCATCGGCATTTTCTTCCCGCTCTTCTTCGGCATGATCCTGGGTGACGTAGGTTACGGACTGATACTCCTCGTTGTTGCCCTTATCCTGCTCAAGCGCGTCAAGAAACGGGCCGCCGTGAGGGACGGGGCGAAGATCCTGCTCATATCCTCCACCTACACCATTGTTTTCGGCCTGTTCTACGGCGAATTCTTCGGCAGCCTGGGAACCACACTTACCGGTCTGGAAACGCCGTTCATTTCCAGGGAAAGGGGGGTGGCGCCGATGCTCATCTTTTCGCTGACGGTCGGCCTTGTCCAGGTGGTGCTGGGGCTCTCTCTCGGCTTCCTGTCGGCCGTAAGGCGAAAGACGAAGAGGGAAGCGCTTTTCAAACTCCTCAACATAATCATCATTCTCTGCCTGGCGGCATTGCTGGTGTCGTTTTTCGAGCTCTTCCCCCACGTCCTGGCCGGGCCGGTGATGGCCGTACTCCTGGCGGCCGTGCTGCTCCTGATCGTCACCGGCGGCCTCCTGGCCCCCCTGGAGCTGTTGAAAAACATCGGCAACATCATCTCCTACGCGAGGATCATGGCCATAGGGCTTGCGTCGGTCCTCCTCGCCAACGTGGCCAATCGCCTGGGGGGAATGACCGGCGACGTAGTGACCGGCGCTGTGGTTGCGGGGCTGCTCCATGCCGTCAACCTCGTCCTCGGCGTGTTTTCACCCACCATCCAGTCCCTGCGGCTCCATTACGTGGAATTTTTCAGCAAGTTCCTTGAAGCGGGGGGGAGGCGATTCGAACCGTTCAAGAAAGACCGTTGATCCGGGAGGTAATTATGGAAAAGGTACTATTGGGTTTTGCGGCGGCGCTGGCCATAGGGCTCCCCGCCATCGCCACGGGGTGGGCGCAGTCGAAGATCGGTTCAGCCGGGGCGGGTGCCGTTGCCGAGAAACCCGAGCTGACCGGGACGATGCTCATCATGCTCGCCATTCCCGAAACCATGGTGATCCTCGGCTTTGTTGTGGCGGCCATGATCCTCTATCTGTAGCAGGGGAGCGTCATGGGGTACGTGGAACTGATAGCGGCGCTCCGCCGGGACGGGGAGGAACAGCTCGAGAAGATTCGAAGTGATGCAGAGCGCGAGGCGGAACGGGTGAAGGGGGACGCTTCGGCCCGGATCGAGCGGCTGAGGGCGGAGTATGCCGAGCGGCTGGCTTCGCTGGAAGCCGCTCAGGCCAGGGCCATTCTTGCCGACGCCGAGAGCAAGGCATCATCGATCAGGCTCGCAACGGAAAGCGCCCTGGCCGTGCGGCTTTTCCTGCTGGCACGCTCGTCCCTCCACCACCTCAGGGACGAAGGGTATGAGCAGCTCTTTG
This genomic window contains:
- a CDS encoding SCO family protein, translated to MKRMPVHPGTLLIGALLALCLTAAGLVPGRLEAHTLQDEKLPNVGVDEKPGAQVPLDLPFTDQDGRKVRLGDYLTGGPVILTLNYYSCPTLCPLIFRNLSDTIIAIKGLLPGKDYRIVTVSIDQEETTAMARAKSGETWRMLPGLANPERNWPFLLGTETAIERLTKTVGMRYVRLEKNNYAHPSVILVLTPAGKVARYLYGIEQRPADLKLALLEAADGKIGGSPFLNQVLLYCYHYDPIGKKYALAAVNVMKIGGGAVLLLMGVLLFSLWRRDKGGAETRGKKTGG
- a CDS encoding putative signal transducing protein is translated as MVRFYDPKDEAELAMVEAVLKKGGIEYFLSREPEAGIGSLQVHVAEEDLPKAEELMQQKVR
- a CDS encoding V-type ATP synthase subunit I, coding for MIVGMSKVEIIGPKELLLPVLELLKQLGVFQVEPDISGFVAEGKEAEVRSLLLDEKSLAQRIYFEDLRRKIDDLCACFPVVAVRKSYLDPQSVIDVIAATAEKHVAYFGGICLKKEAMRREERDLGRYTAFLGAIENLLAGVEARTGLDFIGVTIREPELVENLRLILARLTGGRFEIVTTKAADGTVIGLISTAKEFSERVKRALSDEHIPELSFPPSFDHLSFPEKINFAQQRLAELAAGIAAIDRELERFAGRWLAIYQRVREWLDDRLSLLRQSAMVHETCMCFFIHGWMPSADVALLGKELNGRFSGKVVVEEKRMLEEDLDRVPVALKNPTYFKPFELFARLLPLPRYTSFDPTTFIGIFFPLFFGMILGDVGYGLILLVVALILLKRVKKRAAVRDGAKILLISSTYTIVFGLFYGEFFGSLGTTLTGLETPFISRERGVAPMLIFSLTVGLVQVVLGLSLGFLSAVRRKTKREALFKLLNIIIILCLAALLVSFFELFPHVLAGPVMAVLLAAVLLLIVTGGLLAPLELLKNIGNIISYARIMAIGLASVLLANVANRLGGMTGDVVTGAVVAGLLHAVNLVLGVFSPTIQSLRLHYVEFFSKFLEAGGRRFEPFKKDR
- a CDS encoding ATPase translates to MEKVLLGFAAALAIGLPAIATGWAQSKIGSAGAGAVAEKPELTGTMLIMLAIPETMVILGFVVAAMILYL
- a CDS encoding V-type ATP synthase subunit E encodes the protein MGYVELIAALRRDGEEQLEKIRSDAEREAERVKGDASARIERLRAEYAERLASLEAAQARAILADAESKASSIRLATESALAVRLFLLARSSLHHLRDEGYEQLFADLVRELPPGEWRRVVVNPADMALAARHFPNAEIVSHPAIVGGLEVSEEGGSISVVNTLEKRMERAWPELLPEILRDIYREL